In Asticcacaulis sp. SL142, the sequence GTCGCTCATGATAATGTGGCCGGACTGTTCGCCGCCCAGATTAAAGCCGCCTTCGCGCATCCGCTCCATAACATAGCGGTCACCGACCTTGGTGCGCTCTAAACTCTGACCGTTTGACTGCATCAGGCGCTCTAAGCCTAGGTTCGACATGACCGTCGCCACCAGCCCGCCGCCGCGCAGCAGACCCTTTTTCGCCCAGGCCGCCGCAATGATCGCCATGATCTGATCGCCGTCGATGACCTGACCTTTTTCGTCGCAGATCACCAGGCGGTCGGCATCACCATCGAGCGCAATCCCGATATCGGCGCGGTAGGTTTTGACGGCCTCGGCCATGGTCTGCGGATAGGTCGAGCCGCACTTATTGTTGATATTCAGGCCATCCGGCGACACCCCGATCGGAAACACTTCGGCGCCCAGTTCATAGAGCGCCAGTGGGGCCACCTTATAGGCCGCACCGTTGGCGCAATCGATGACGATGCGCATCCCTTTCAGGCGCAGATGGCGCGGAAACGACGCCTTGGTGATCTCAACATAGCGCGACTGAGCGTCATCGACACGCACCACCCGCCCAAGCTGATGGGGTTCCGCCACGCCGTCCAGAATATTGCCATCCATGCGGGCCTCAATCGCCAGTTCAACCTCATCGGACAGCTTATAGCCGTCCGGCCCGAACAGCTTGATGCCATTATCGGCGAAGGCGTTATGGGATGCTGAGATCATCACCCCCAGATCGGCGCGCATCGAGCGCGTCATCATCGCCACCCCCGGCGTTGGCAGAGGCCCGAACAGGCGCACGTCCATGCCGACCGAGGTAAAGCCCGCCACCAGCGCCGGCTCAATCATATAGCCCGACAGGCGCGTGTCTTTGCCGATGACCACCAGATGGCGGCGATCGTCCGACGACATAAACATCTTGCCCGCCGCCATACCCACACGGTAGGCGACTTCGGCGGTCATGGGGAAGGTATTGGCGCGGCCACGGATACCATCGGTGCCGAAATATTTGCGGGTCTTGTTAAGGCTGGTCATGTGCGAGGCCAATTCTTCGTTTTTGGATTTGATCGGGTTAAAGCCGTAGAGCGTGAGCGCCGAGCGATAGTCGTTGATTTTCTGGGTCGCCAGCGTCACAAACGCCGCTTCCATCTTATCGACCGTTTCAGGACGCGGGGACTTGGTTTGGCCGTTAAGGGCGCGAAAGATGCTCGATTGCGCCACACCGGCGGCATCGGCCACATCCTTGATCGAAATGCCGGACGCGCCTAAAGCACTTAGCAATCTTTCCCACTTAGGTTCGCTCATCTAAAGGCTCCACAGCGTTTGTGCACGTAATTTACAGCGCACGCATGACAATTGCAACAAAATCCAAATATTTTGCAAATTATTCATTGCGTAGATAAAATATAATCGCACAAAAATGTAAGCATAAAATAAAAAATCTTTGTTATTCAGCTTAATGACCTCGGTTTCAGAAACTTTCTGTCACAGGGATTTATGGCGAAACTCATTTTTGTGTGCTAATAAAAAATCGCATATTCGCGCTACAGGTATAAAAATTTAACCCGGAGACCTCTCATATGTGCGGCATTATTGGCATTATCGGCAAATCTGAGGCCGCCCCGCGCCTGCTGGAATCCCTGCGCCGCCTTGAATATCGCGGCTATGACTCGGCGGGTATTGCAGTTGTCACGCCAAACGGAACCCAGCGCCGCCGCGCCGAGGGTAAGATCAAAAACCTTGAAGCCGTCATTGCGGATGACCCCATCACCGGTACGGTCGGCATCGGCCACACGCGCTGGGCCACCCACGGCGCGCCGAGTGTGCGCAATGCTCACCCGCATACGTCAGGTGCTGTGACCTTGGTGCACAATGGCATTATCGAAAATTTTGCGGAACTTAAAACTGAACTGATCACGGCGGGCCATGAATTTACCTCCGATACCGATACCGAAGTCATCGCCCATCTGCTTGATGCCACGCTGAAAACCGGCGTATCGATCAAGGACGGCTTCAAAGCGGTGCTCGGCCGTCTGCACGGCGCCTATGCGCTGGCGATCCTGATTGACGGCGAAAATGAGCTGATGCTTGGCGCGCGGCGTGGATCGCCTTTGGTTATTGGCTGGGGCGAGGGCGAGATGTTCTTGGGGTCTGACGCTCTGGCCGTCGGCCCGTTTACCAGTCGCGTCACCTACCTCGAAGAAGGCGACTGGGTCATCGTCACCCGCACTGACGCCGAAGTGTTTGACCACAAAGGCTTTCGCGTCAACCGCCCCGCCACCACGGTTCCGGCGTCGGCGGCTTTGGTCGAAAAAGGTGCGTTCCGGCACTTCATGGAAAAGGAAGTCCATGAACAGCCCGAAAGCTGCCAGCGCACCCTGTCGGCCTATCTCGATCCGGTCGGCAAATCCGTGCGCGCCGATATCAAGGCCAGCCTCGACTTCAAAGACATCACCCGCCTGCAAATCATCGCCTGCGGCACCGCCTATTATGCCGGCTGCATCGCCAAATATGCCTTTGAGAAAATCGCAGGACTGCCGGTCGATGTCGAAGTGGCCTCTGAGTTTCGCTACCGCACCCCGGCCATGACGGCAGGCTCTCTCGCCATGGCGGTATCGCAATCGGGCGAGACGGCGGATACCTTAGCGGCGCTACGCTGGTGCGCCGGTGAGGGGCTTAAAACCGCAGCGCTGGTGAACGTCCATACCTCGACCATGGCGCGTGAGGCCGATATCCTGTGGCCAACCCATGCCGGGCCGGAAATCGGCGTCGCCTCGACCAAGGCGTTTACGGCGCAATTGTCGGCCCTGCTGTCGTTGGTGGTCTGCGCCGCCGTTCAGCGTGGTAAGATCAATGCGGCTCAGGAAGCTCACTATGTGCAGTTACTGTTGGAGACCCCCGGTCTGATCTCGCATGCTTTGGTGATGGATTCGGAACTGTCCAAGGTCGCGGCCATTGACCTGTCGAAATCAAGCGATGTCATTTATCTGGGGCGCGGGGCTATGTTCCCGCTGGCGCTGGAAGGCGCGCTCAAGCTCAAGGAAATCTCCTACATCCATGCCGAAGGTTACGCGGCCGGTGAGCTGAAACACGGCCCGATCGCGCTGATTGACGAAAAAACCCCGGTCGTGGTCATCGCCCCCGACGATGAACTGTTTGAAAAGACCGCCTCCAACGTGCAGGAAGTCGCCGCCCGTGGTGGCCGCGTCATCATGATCACCTGCGTGCCGGAAAAAGTCCCTGCCCTGTCCGGCGATGCGGCTAAGTCTTTGAAAATCATCAAGGGCCCAGCCTGCGATCCGTTCATCGCCCCGATCATCTATTCGGTACCGATCCAGCTTCTGGCCTACCACACTGCCGTCCACAAAGGCACCGATGTTGACCAACCGCGCAATCTGGCCAAATCCGTGACGGTGGAGTAGTTCGGAAAACGCACAGCGCAATAAACCTTATTGTTTCGTGATAAAATTTCCTAAAAATCACCCGATATCGGGATGACAATTCGCCATGATCGGGTATATGTGCAGGCCACATTAGCCCCCGCGTTCCCTGTCTGGATAGCTTTGTCATGCGTGACTTTTACCGTATTCGCCGCCTACCGCCCTATGTCTTCGAAGAAGTCAACAAGGTGAAGGCGCGTCTGCGAGCGGCGGGCACCGACGTGATCGATTTCGGCATGGGCAATCCTGACATGGACACCGCCCCGCACATTGTTGATAAGCTGGTCGAGACGGTCAGAAAGCCCAAGACCCACGGCTATTCGGTTTCCAAAGGCGTGCAGGGTCTGCGCAAAGCTATGGCCGGTTATTACGACCGCCGTTACGGGGTTAAGCTCAATCCCGATACCGAAGTGGTCGCCACACTCGGTTCCAAGGAAGGCTTTGCCAACCTGGCTATGGCGATTACGGCCCCCGGCGATACGGTCATCTGCCCTAATCCGGCCTACCCGATCCATGCCTTTGGCTTTTTGATGGCCGGCGGCGTTATCCGCCACGTACCGGCCCTGTCGCCGGAGCAATATCTGTCGGGTATTGAGCGCGCCGTGAAACATTCCGTGCCGACGCCGTCGGTGCTGATCGTGTCTTATCCGTCCAATCCGACGGCCCAATGGGTTGATCTTGATTTCTACAAAGAAATCATCCGCATCGCTGAAAAGCACGATCTGATCGTGCTGTCGGATATTGCCTATTCGGAAATCTATTTCGACAACAACCCGCCGCCGTCGATCCTTCAGGTCGAGGGCGCCATCAAGCGCTCGGTCGAGATCAATTCGCTGTCGAAGACCTATGCCATGGCCGGCTGGCGCGTCGGCATGGTGGTCGGTAATTCGGAAATCTGTGCAGCCCTTGCCCGCGTCAAGTCCTACCTCGACTACGGCGGCTTCACCCCGATGCAGGTTGCCGCCGCCGCAGCCCTTAATGGCCCGCAGGATAATGTTGAGGAAATCCGCAACATCTATAAATCGCGCCGCGATGTGCTGATCGATTCCATGAAGCGTGCCGGTTGGGATATTCCGCCACCACCTGCGTCAATGTTTGCCTGGGCAGAGATACCGGATAAGTTCAAGCATCTGGGCTCGATTGAATTCGCCAAGCTGCTGATTGAAGAGGCTCATGTCGCGGTCGCTCCCGGTCTCGGCTTTGGGGAATATGGCGAAGGCTTTGTGCGCATCGGGCTGGTCGAAAACGAGCACCGTATTCGCCAAGCGGCGCGCAATATCAAGAAACTTTTGCTACCTGACAGCAAGCCTGAACCTAAGCGCGCCGCGACACTCGCCTAAAAACTGGCGCGTAATATCAAGAAGTTGCTGCTGCCGGAAACCAAATCTTCTGCGCGCGACAAAGCTGACGTGATCTGACAATATCCCTCTTACGGGAATTTAAAAACGGTCGTGACCCAATATGCGACAGTTTCGCGACTTAATGGTCACATCCGCACCCGTTTACCTTATTTTATTGGGGTTAACGGGCGAAAAGGCTGGCTGCACCTTTGACTCCGGGTCTATATTAGGGTTCTATTAACGAATTGTGCATCGCACAAAACCGCTTCGATTTTTTATGCCCCCTATCGCATATTTATATCGGGTACGGCTTTATTGTGCCGGTTAAGGAGAACACAATGGTCAGCCTTCAGTACGACTTGAGTTCAGAATCTGAGAGTGACGCTTTCTTCGGTGCGTTTTTCAAGTTTGTTGAAGCCGCTGCCGTGCAGGATGCGGATTCCATTTCGATTCATTCCGATCCCGCCGGTGACCATCAGGTCAAGGTCATTACCTTTGAAGACGCGGGTCTGGCTGATCAGTTCGAGACCTATTGGTCGCAGCGCCGCCGCTGGTTGGGTCTTTAACACCGGTCTTTAAATATTTACTGGTCTTTGCCATAAAGGCTTATGCTTAATATCCGCAGTATTCCGCTCAAATACCGCCTGCCCCTCATTCATGGCGGCATTCTGGGACTGGCGCGCCTCAAATCCGGCCCATGGCGCAAAGCCGCCGACAGTGATGTGCCCACACCGGGGCCGGTGCTGGTCTCCGGTTTCCTGAACGAATCCTCCGGCATTGCCCGTGGCGGTCAGTTGTCGCTGAAAGGCTTTCAAGCCGCAGGTTACGCGCCTGTCGTTCACGATCTGCGCACCGCGTTTAAGCACTTTATTGATGGCAAGGCCCGCCTTCCCGACATGGCGCCCGGCGGTGTGTGGTATATTCATGCCAACTCCCCCGAAGTCATGGTCGCCTTCCTGGCCCATGCGCCGGATCAGTGGGCGGACCGCTACCGCATTGCCTATTGGGCGTGGGAAACGCCTAAAGCGCCCGATTATTGGGTATGGACGGCGGATTATCTGCATGAAATCTGGGTACCAAGCGTCTTTGTACGTGACGGGGTTAAACGTGCCTTTGAAGCCGCTAACCGGCCTGATCTGACGCCGCGTCTGCGGGTCATGCCGCACCCAATGTTTGATGTCGATCAGGCGCGCCCCGACCGCGACCGCTTTGGGTTGAGCCATGACCGGACTGAGTTTTTGTGTCTGTTCGATGCCAAATCGTCTTCGGCGCGCAAGAATCCGTGGGCGGTGCTGGAGGCGTGGATCAAAGCTTTTCCGGCCTCCTGTGATACGGCCCGACTGACCTTAAAAGTTCAGGACTTACGCCGAGATCCTGATATCGCCGCCCGCCTTGATAGCTATATGTCCGGGCGTGACGATATTCGCTTTTTCACCGAGCGCCTGAGCGATACCGATATCAATAATTTCATGGCGTCGTTTGATGCCCTGATTTCGCTGCATCGTGCCGAAGGCTTTGGCCTGACGTTGGCCGAAGCCATGACGCTGGGGGTCAGCGTGATCGCCACCGGCTGGTCCGGCAATGTCGATTTTATGGATGAAGCGTCAGCTTATCTGATCCCGTCACGGCTGATTGAGATCAAAGACCCGACCGGCACCTATGAGCCGTTCCGCCCGTTCTGGATTGCGCGCGACCATGAACAGGTCTGGGCCGATCCCGATGTGGATGCCGCCGCAGAGGCGATTGTGAGCGTCACCAATGATCCGGAGCTTAGGGCGCTAAAAGCGGACGCCGCCAAGGCTCGTATCCGCGATGTCAACGATGCCTGGACAGCAGAGGCTTTGAGCGCTTTACCTTTCAACGGTTGGCTAAAATAATTCAAAATCAAAAGTAAAATCGAGTGAAGGGCCTCCCCAAACCCGATTTTTCAAAACTGATCCCGTGAAAAGTACACTGAGCGCAGCGAAGGACTTTTTACGGAGGTCAATTAAACCCTAAAACGTCCTGCATGTCATAGGCCCCGGCAGGTTTATCTGCCGCCCACAGGGCGGCCTCGATAGCGCCCCGCGCAAACAGGGTGCGGTCACGCGCCGAGTGCGACAAGGTGATAATCTCGTCTTCCGACGCAAACAGCACGCTATGTTCCCCGATAATGCCGCCGCCGCGAATGACGCTAAAACCAATCGTACCGTCCACGCGCTGACCGGTCAGGCCGTCGCGGGCGGCGACCTTGGCTTCGCCCAGATCGACCTCACGACCGATAGCCGCCGCCTGCCCCAGCATCAGGGCAGTGCCGGACGGCGCATCGACCTTACGCTTATGGTGAGCCTCAAGGACTTCGATGTCCCAGTCTTCGGCGGGCAGCTTGGCCGCGGCCTGTTTGACCAGCCCCATCAGCATGTTGACGCCGAGCGAGAAATTACCGGCGCGCACAATGGTTACCCGATCGGTCAGGGTTTTCAGCGACTGTTCTTCGGCAGGCATCCAGCCGGTCGAGCCAATAATGTGCGCCAAAGGCTTGCCGCGGGTCTCGCCTTCGTCCGCACAGGCATGGGCAATGTCGATACTGGCATAGGGGGTGGTGAAATCGATGACCGCATCAGCCCCCGACAGGTCAATCACATCGCCCTTATCGAAGGCGGTTGCGACCTCAAACCCGCGTTCATTCAGCACCTTAAGCACGGCCTGACCCATGCGCCCGCGCGCACCGGCAACTGCAAAGCGGAGGGTTTGGGTCATGGAGGTGTCTCCGAATATTAAAGAACCTCCCCTCTTGGAGGGGAGCCGGGCGACCGGTGGCGGGGACCGCCAGCGTTAGCGCAGCGGTGGTGGGGTAACTACAGGCAACAAAATGAATTGTATAGGCAGTTTACCCCCTCTTTTATTTGATGTCATGACATCAAATAAAAGCTCCCCCTCCAAGAGGGGGAGTTCTTAAGTCCTACTGCGCCGCAGCACCCGTGATATCTTCCCAGAAGCGTTTGGCCTTTTTCATAAAGCCCTGACTTTGGGAATTTTGCTCCTCTTCGGCCAAGGTCGCAAACTCACGCATCAGTTCTTTCTGGCGGGCATTGAGACGGGTCGGGGTTTCAACAAACAGTTCCACCAGCAGATCGCCTTTTTGGCGGCCATTAAGCGCCGGCATACCCTTGCCCTTGATCTTGACCTTGTGGCCGGTCTGCGCCCCTTCGGGGATAGCGACCTCCAGCTTGCATTGACCGTCGCAACCGGCCCCGCCCATCAGGCACGGCACTTCGATATTGCCGCCCAGCACCGCAGTCGCCATCGCCACCGGAATGGAACAATGCAGATCAAGACCGTCGCGTTCAAACAGGTCATGCTCGGCCACGCTCAGGAAGATATAGAGATCACCCTTGGGGCCGCCGCGCGTTCCGGCCTGACCTTCGCCGGTCAGACGGATACGCGCACCGTCATCGACGCCGGCGGGAATACGGACATTGAGCTTACGGTCGGCGCGCACCTGACCGTGACCGCGACAATTGGTGCAGGGGTCCTTGATGACCTGCCCCTGACCGTTACAGGTCGGGCAGGTGCGTTCCACCGCAAAGAAACCATTGGTAGAGCGCACACGGCCCTGACCGCCGCAGGTGTGACAGGTCTGAGGCTTTGAGCCCGCCTTAGCCCCAGTGCCGTCGCAGACCTCACAGGTAAGCGTCGTCGGCACATTGATTTCAACGTCTGCGCCGGTATAGGCCTGTTCTAATGAGATTTCGTAGTCAAAGCGGACATCCGCGCCGCGCTGTGGGCCTTGGGGGCGACGCCCGCCGCCGCCAAAAATATCGCCGAACATTTCCGAGAAAATATCTTCGACATTGTCAAAGCCTGCGCCCCCGCGTCCACCGCCAAAGCCGCCTTGCTGGCCATTCACACCAGCATGACCATAGCGGTCATAAGCCGCGCGTTTGTTAGGGTCCGACAGTACCGAATAGGCTTCGTTGACTTCCTTGAAGCGGCCTTCGGCGTCGCCATCACCCTGATTACGGTCAGGATGATGCTCCATAGCCTTTTTACGAAAGGCCGATTTCAGCGCCGCATCGTCCGCATCGCGCGCGACGCCCAGAATTTCGTAATAATCACGCGCCATGTGAGGACGTGTCCTTTGATTCAATCTTCTAACTTCTCTGCAAAAGCCATACCCAACCGCAGACCCACAGAGAGCTTAAACCCGCACTACTCATAAAAAAGGGGAGTCTTCGGATTCCAAAGACTCCCCCTGTTTAGGTAAACGCCCGCTTAGGCGCTTTTCTTGTCGTCGCCGTCAACTTCTTCAAAGTCGGCATCAACGACGCCGTCGTCGGCCTGAGCCGCATCATCGGCCTCTTCGCCAGATCCTTGCGCGGCATACATGGCTTCACCCAGTTTCATGGATGCGGTCAGCAGCGCCTGATGCTTAGCCTTGATATCTTCGACATCTTCGCCGTCCTTGGCCGACTTAAGGTCAGACAGGGCGGTCTCAATCGCCGCCTTGTCATCAGCGCCGATCTTGGCACCGAAGTCCTTGACGGCCTTTTCGGTCGAATGGATCAGGGCATCGGCCTGGTTGCGGGCTTCGATCAGGGCCTTGCGCTTTTCGTCCTCAGCCTTGTTGGCTTCGGCGTCCTTGACCATCTGCTCGATATCGGCATCCGACAGGCCGCCATTGGCCTGAATACGGATCGAGTGCTCTTTGTTCGTCGCCTTGTCCTTGGCGTGAACCTGCACGATGCCGTTGGCGTCGATGTCAAAGGTCACTTCGATCTGCGGAATACCGCGCGGTGCGGGCGGAATACCGACGAGGTCGAACTGACCCAGCAGCTTGTTATCGGCCGCCATCGGACGCTCGCCCTGGAAGCAGCGGATCGTCACGGCCGACTGATTGTCATCAGCGGTCGAGAAGGTCTGCGACTTCTTGGTAGGGATGGTGGTGTTGCGTTCGATCAACGGGGTGAACACGCCACCGAGGGTCTCAATCCCAAGCGTCAGCGGCGTCACGTCGAGCAGCAGCACGTCCTTGACGTCGCCTTGCAGAACACCGGCCTGAATAGCGGCACCAAGGGCCACAACTTCGTCCGGGTTCACACCCTTGTGCGGCTCACGACCGAACAGGTTTTTCACGGCCTCAGCCACCTTCGGCATGCGGGTCATACCACCGACGAGGACGACTTCGTCAATGTCGGACGCCTTCAGACCGGCATCTTTCATGGCTTGCTGGCACGGCGCGATCGTCTTCTGGATCAGATCTTCGACCAGAGATTCCAGCTTGGCGCGGGTCAGCTTGAGGTTCAGGTGCAGTGGACCCGACGCGTTCATCGAGATGAACGGCAGGTTCAGGTCGTACTGAGCGACCGTCGACAGTTCCTTCTTAGCCTTTTCCGCCTCTTCTTTCAGGCGTTGCAGGGCCAGCTTGTCGGAGCGCAGATCGACGCCGTTTTCCTTTTTGAACTCGTCAGCCAGATAGTCAACGACACGCATGTCGAAGTCTTCACCGCCGAGGAACGTGTCACCGTTGGTAGACTTCACTTCAAACACGCCGTCACCGATCTCAAGGATCGACACGTCGAAGGTGCCGCCGCCGAGGTCATAAACCGCGATCTTCTTGTTGTGGTCTTTGTCGAGGCCGTAAGCCAGAGCAGCCGCCGTCGGCTCGTTGATGATACGCAGAACTTCTAGGCCCGCGATCTTACCGGCATCCTTGGTGGCCTGACGCTGGGCGTCGTTAAAATAGGCAGGCACCGTGATGACAGCTTGCGTTACCGTTTCACCCAGATAGGCTTCGGCATCTTCCTTAAGCTTCATCAGCGTGAAGGCGGAAATCTGCTGGGGCGAATAGTCCTTGCCGTGGGCCTTGACCCAGGCGTCGCCGTTCGGGCCCTTGGAGATTTCGTAGGGCACCATGCCCTTGTCCTTCTCGACCATAGGGTCGTTGCTCTTGCGGCCAATCAGGCGCTTGATAGCAAAGAAGGTATTTGAAGGGTTGGTCACAGCCTGCCGCTTGGCGGGTTGGCCGACCAGACGCTCGCCGTCGTCCATAAGGGCAACCACGGACGGGGTCGTGCGCACACCTTCGGCGTTCTCAATAACCTTGGGATTCTTGCCATCCATTACGGCCACGCACGAATTGGTGGTGCCGAGGTCAATACCGATGATCTTGCTCATGAGGTTTAAGTCTACTCCGTTATGGCGAATGGGTTTATCGAGCCTTATGCGTTAAGCGCTGCGAATGTCCATCCCCGAAAAGCTGAAATTGAGGATTTTTTCAAGAGGTGTCTCCTGAAAACCTAAAGCGGATATGGGAACACTCATAGGATGCGCAAGGCCTATAGTCACAAATTTCTTACGGTCTTTCGGCCCGGAATTTCACAACCGCACCCATAGATATGTAGCCCATACGGTTTCACAAGAGGTTGCACATTGAAGGCGCACAGGGCAAAATAGGTTAATAAATCATAAGCCGTCTTAGCCTTACGCCCATTTACCATACCGCTTTTTTATAAAAATCGTGCCAGATCGTGCCCAAACTATTGGAGAGTTATATGCCCCCCGTGCTTAACCTGACGCGACCAGAAGGCGCCGAACCGCAGGATTTTCACCTAAGCCGCCGCGGCGTGGCCGGTCTTTTCTTTGCTGGCTACGCGCTGGCGACCGGGCCTGTCCATGCGCAGGCCATAACGACGCCCACTGACGGCCTGTTTACCCAGAGCCTGAAAATCAAGACCCTGCGTTCTGAAGGCAAATACGAGATCCCGCTTTATATTGCCATGCCGGAAAAGGCTAAAAACCGACCGGTGATCATCGTCGTTTCCGAAGTGTTCGGCGTCCATGACTATATCCGCGATGTCTGCCGCCGTCTGGCCCACAAGGGCTATGTCGCCGTGGCCCCTGATTTCTTTGCCCGCAAAGGCAATGCCGCCGCGGTGACCGACTTTGAAAAGATCAAGGATCTGGTTGAACCCGCCACCAATCGTCAGGTCATGGATGATATGACCGCCACGCTGAACTGGCTCAAGACCGATCCGGATCTGGGTCAGAAACGCGCCATGTTTGGCAAGAAGAACTTTGCCGATATGAGCCGTGTCGGTGTTACAGGCTTCTGCTGGGGTGGTGCGGTAACCTGGATGGCCGCCGCCAGCATCCCGGACGTCAAGGCCGGTGTGGCGTGGTACGGTCGCCTGCAACGCCCGCCGGTCGATCAGTTCTTAGGCAAGGAAGATCGCAAATGGCCGCTCGATGTCGTGCCAGCCCTTAACAAGCCGGTTCTGGGCCTTTACGCCTCTGACGATGCGGGCATCCCGCAGGCCGATGTCGATAAGATGAATGCTGCCCTCAAGGCCGCTAACAAACCGTCCAACATCATCGTTTATCCGAGCACCAAACACGCTTTCCATGCCGACTATCGCCCCAGCTATGCGGAAGGCCCGGCCAAGCAGGGGTGGGAAGAGTTGCTAAAATGGTTCGATAAATATCTTTAAACAGGCCTCAAATGCCGCCAGACTATAAGGTTTGGCGGCATTATCATTTGCACCCGTAAGCCGCGTAAAACACCTTAACCGCCGAGGTCACCTCAACATCGATTTCAGCTTCGCTGGGCGGTTCGCCGTAATTCATGAAACGCGCCTTGAGGTGGCGGTTCTGGCACAGGGCGATGAACTGATGGGCGGCCAGTTCGACATCATCAAATTTGAACTCACCCGCCGCTTCGGCCTTGCGCAAAAACTCCACCATACGTTCGGCACCTTTTTTGGGACCAGCCTGATAAAACAGTCTGGCGACATCGGGCC encodes:
- the glmM gene encoding phosphoglucosamine mutase, which codes for MSEPKWERLLSALGASGISIKDVADAAGVAQSSIFRALNGQTKSPRPETVDKMEAAFVTLATQKINDYRSALTLYGFNPIKSKNEELASHMTSLNKTRKYFGTDGIRGRANTFPMTAEVAYRVGMAAGKMFMSSDDRRHLVVIGKDTRLSGYMIEPALVAGFTSVGMDVRLFGPLPTPGVAMMTRSMRADLGVMISASHNAFADNGIKLFGPDGYKLSDEVELAIEARMDGNILDGVAEPHQLGRVVRVDDAQSRYVEITKASFPRHLRLKGMRIVIDCANGAAYKVAPLALYELGAEVFPIGVSPDGLNINNKCGSTYPQTMAEAVKTYRADIGIALDGDADRLVICDEKGQVIDGDQIMAIIAAAWAKKGLLRGGGLVATVMSNLGLERLMQSNGQSLERTKVGDRYVMERMREGGFNLGGEQSGHIIMSDYATTGDGLMAALQVLAVLVESDKPMSELGKQFDTVPQLLKNVRFSGENPMEKDVVKKAIAAGEAALKGSGRVLVRPSGTEPLIRVMAEGDDEKLVKSVVEDIAATMV
- the glmS gene encoding glutamine--fructose-6-phosphate transaminase (isomerizing), with the protein product MCGIIGIIGKSEAAPRLLESLRRLEYRGYDSAGIAVVTPNGTQRRRAEGKIKNLEAVIADDPITGTVGIGHTRWATHGAPSVRNAHPHTSGAVTLVHNGIIENFAELKTELITAGHEFTSDTDTEVIAHLLDATLKTGVSIKDGFKAVLGRLHGAYALAILIDGENELMLGARRGSPLVIGWGEGEMFLGSDALAVGPFTSRVTYLEEGDWVIVTRTDAEVFDHKGFRVNRPATTVPASAALVEKGAFRHFMEKEVHEQPESCQRTLSAYLDPVGKSVRADIKASLDFKDITRLQIIACGTAYYAGCIAKYAFEKIAGLPVDVEVASEFRYRTPAMTAGSLAMAVSQSGETADTLAALRWCAGEGLKTAALVNVHTSTMAREADILWPTHAGPEIGVASTKAFTAQLSALLSLVVCAAVQRGKINAAQEAHYVQLLLETPGLISHALVMDSELSKVAAIDLSKSSDVIYLGRGAMFPLALEGALKLKEISYIHAEGYAAGELKHGPIALIDEKTPVVVIAPDDELFEKTASNVQEVAARGGRVIMITCVPEKVPALSGDAAKSLKIIKGPACDPFIAPIIYSVPIQLLAYHTAVHKGTDVDQPRNLAKSVTVE
- a CDS encoding LL-diaminopimelate aminotransferase, with amino-acid sequence MRDFYRIRRLPPYVFEEVNKVKARLRAAGTDVIDFGMGNPDMDTAPHIVDKLVETVRKPKTHGYSVSKGVQGLRKAMAGYYDRRYGVKLNPDTEVVATLGSKEGFANLAMAITAPGDTVICPNPAYPIHAFGFLMAGGVIRHVPALSPEQYLSGIERAVKHSVPTPSVLIVSYPSNPTAQWVDLDFYKEIIRIAEKHDLIVLSDIAYSEIYFDNNPPPSILQVEGAIKRSVEINSLSKTYAMAGWRVGMVVGNSEICAALARVKSYLDYGGFTPMQVAAAAALNGPQDNVEEIRNIYKSRRDVLIDSMKRAGWDIPPPPASMFAWAEIPDKFKHLGSIEFAKLLIEEAHVAVAPGLGFGEYGEGFVRIGLVENEHRIRQAARNIKKLLLPDSKPEPKRAATLA
- a CDS encoding glycosyltransferase, giving the protein MLNIRSIPLKYRLPLIHGGILGLARLKSGPWRKAADSDVPTPGPVLVSGFLNESSGIARGGQLSLKGFQAAGYAPVVHDLRTAFKHFIDGKARLPDMAPGGVWYIHANSPEVMVAFLAHAPDQWADRYRIAYWAWETPKAPDYWVWTADYLHEIWVPSVFVRDGVKRAFEAANRPDLTPRLRVMPHPMFDVDQARPDRDRFGLSHDRTEFLCLFDAKSSSARKNPWAVLEAWIKAFPASCDTARLTLKVQDLRRDPDIAARLDSYMSGRDDIRFFTERLSDTDINNFMASFDALISLHRAEGFGLTLAEAMTLGVSVIATGWSGNVDFMDEASAYLIPSRLIEIKDPTGTYEPFRPFWIARDHEQVWADPDVDAAAEAIVSVTNDPELRALKADAAKARIRDVNDAWTAEALSALPFNGWLK
- the dapB gene encoding 4-hydroxy-tetrahydrodipicolinate reductase: MTQTLRFAVAGARGRMGQAVLKVLNERGFEVATAFDKGDVIDLSGADAVIDFTTPYASIDIAHACADEGETRGKPLAHIIGSTGWMPAEEQSLKTLTDRVTIVRAGNFSLGVNMLMGLVKQAAAKLPAEDWDIEVLEAHHKRKVDAPSGTALMLGQAAAIGREVDLGEAKVAARDGLTGQRVDGTIGFSVIRGGGIIGEHSVLFASEDEIITLSHSARDRTLFARGAIEAALWAADKPAGAYDMQDVLGFN
- the dnaJ gene encoding molecular chaperone DnaJ — encoded protein: MARDYYEILGVARDADDAALKSAFRKKAMEHHPDRNQGDGDAEGRFKEVNEAYSVLSDPNKRAAYDRYGHAGVNGQQGGFGGGRGGAGFDNVEDIFSEMFGDIFGGGGRRPQGPQRGADVRFDYEISLEQAYTGADVEINVPTTLTCEVCDGTGAKAGSKPQTCHTCGGQGRVRSTNGFFAVERTCPTCNGQGQVIKDPCTNCRGHGQVRADRKLNVRIPAGVDDGARIRLTGEGQAGTRGGPKGDLYIFLSVAEHDLFERDGLDLHCSIPVAMATAVLGGNIEVPCLMGGAGCDGQCKLEVAIPEGAQTGHKVKIKGKGMPALNGRQKGDLLVELFVETPTRLNARQKELMREFATLAEEEQNSQSQGFMKKAKRFWEDITGAAAQ